A section of the Apostichopus japonicus isolate 1M-3 chromosome 1, ASM3797524v1, whole genome shotgun sequence genome encodes:
- the LOC139967809 gene encoding phospholipase D1-like has translation MESQEVTPSTAGSSSVEGADMNQNKAGGSEVLLESDPPSDDQTTVTARRRTLERGKSVDPLAEEETAKESVGDKASLTKLETDLSGREKEDINAAKSSPSQSKEDISTSANNLGEQTVVDLEEVYVGNSSDCTEMTDRGREDTVINGESSEVEDLVQMGGKLKSERQNEKSEPSEFVKNKKRLKKQLSVRFADDEEGPRSPSISVTASAKSETDSSIEKKEALGRTRTVRDHIRDGLLRMLHPDSYEIDAFPLDQGVQSYQTFDWDSATRHRNRASSVGESVSNSDCVTSPVRQIRRMDSVISALSEDELDLYRRRGDPCLNRMESVMSNATLDSEVLSDFSKKRFNMRTEMAEGTTDKGYKMVYEKRKPFTDKDRFPFVENNDIIVQITDVGQISGRSERTLNPNLYFMEIHHMNCIWTVRRRYHHFLKLHEEMLIYKATLNIPFGDQNHRERSRAYREKSQRRLPHFPRTPDALVRSKNMAKRMAHLQKYLQAVLDNQVLQNHPSVLEFFEVSELSFIDELGLKAKEGWVFKKSGGHHVLSGICSCCPSCKIKARYSKRWLITKDSFLAYMRPNDGETRGVMLFDKSFSAQCGKEDTGRSKCLVISNQHRTLRVRCTSKLAAREWMVEILKAAKGSEYCQAHQHGSFAPVRMQTFAHWFADGELYFQSIADTLEAAQEEIFITDWWFNPDIYLKRPAVEGHKWKVDELLKRKAKQGVKIFILLYKEVELALGLDSKRTKCKLQRLHPNIKVMRHPDHPPGGIILWAHHEKLVVVDQAVAFVGGLDICYGRWDDFKHRLTDLGSVAHSDKTLEKKNNMMTSTSLGYDNQCKSEGNSQPTMPKQTSLPNNLRTHQLDVIVDEEEEEAGKKIPAQERDDNDSGKGTETDDIVGQVASVSSSCSSDLEATDGTHQSKEQTNIEEEEDDDWVIPITVVETKLAMLGVKGKARLWPGKDYCNFVARDVIQPHLAFQDSVDRSTTPRMPWHDISSVVYGNAARDVARHFIERWNSTKEQKTKQRQSFPYLVPKSNKFHSPLNFEKVEGSTKCTCQVLRSVDNWSAGVKDKEDSIHQAYLTVIEEAKHYIYIENQFFISIADSSEVTNGIADALYKRIVRAHRNKETFRVYVLQPLLPSFEGEVGSNSGNSIHAILHWEYRSMCRGKGSLLDRLKDGGVSKPQQYIVFNGLRNWGDLDGKLVSELVYIHSKLLIADDNTVIIGSANINDRSLLGSRDSEMAVLIKDSETVDSVMDGKMYQAGVFALGLRQRLFKEHLGILEGHWKQDVSDPVSEYFFKGIWMLTASNNTSNFEKVFRCAPTNSTRTFQQLKEYREVPTLASTNKKQALKILKNIRGLLVYTPLKFLSEESLEPSITTQEGIAPTKLWT, from the exons ATGGAATCACAAGAAGTAACGCCTAGTACAGCTGGAAGTAGTTCTGTGGAAGGTGCAGATATGAATCAGAATAAAGCAGGTGGCAGTGAAGTGTTATTGGAAAGTGACCCTCCAAGTGATGACCAAACCACAGTGACTGCAAGGAGGAGAACTCTTGAAAGGGGTAAATCAGTAGACCCTCTGGCAGAAGAAGAAACAGCAAAAGAATCTGTTGGAGATAAAGCTTCTTTGACGAAACTGGAAACAGATTTGTCAGGAAGagagaaagaagatattaaCGCAGCTAAATCAAGTCCATCTCAGTCAAAAGAAGACATTTCAACGTCAGCTAACAATTTGGGAGAACAAACAGTGGTTGATCTAGAAGAAGTATATGTAGGGAATAGTTCTGACTGCACAGAAATGACAGACAGGGGAAGAGAAGACACTGTCATAAATGGAGAGTCAAGTGAAGTAGAAGATTTGGTGCAGATGGGAGGGAAACTGAAAAGTGAAAGGCAAAATGAAAAGTCTGAGCCTTCTGAGTTTGTGAAAAACAAGAAGAGACTCAAGAAACAGCTGTCAGTTAGGTTTGCTGATGATGAGGAAGGGCCTAGATCACCCTCCATTTCAGTAACTGCTTCTGCCAAGTCTGAAACTGACAGCTCAATTGAGAAGAAAGAGGCATTGGGTCGAACAAGAACAGTTCGAGATCATATCCGAGATGGTCTACTGCGCATGCTCCATCCAGATTCATATGAGATTGATGCCTTCCCATTGGATCAGGGAGTTCAGTCATACCAGACATTCGATTGGGACTCAGCTACAAGGCACAGGAACCGTGCTTCATCTGTTGGTGAATCTGTTTCTAATTCTGACTGTGTTACTTCACCAGTGCGACAGATACGAAGAATGGATTCAGTGATCAGTGCCCTATCGGAAGATGAACTGGATTTGTATAGACGACGTGGTGACCCATGTCTGAATCGCATGGAGTCTGTTATGAGCAATGCCACTTTAGATTCAGAGGTGTTGTCAGATTTCTCTAAGAAACGGTTCAACATGCGAACTGAAATGGCTGAGG GCACAACAGACAAGGGTTACAAGATGGTGTATGAGAAACGGAAACCATTTACAGATAAGGACCGTTTTCCGTTTGTAGAGAATAATGACATCATTGTTCAGATAACTGACGTTGGACAGATCAGTGGGAGGTCCGAAAGAACCTTGAACCCAAATCT ATATTTCATGGAAATTCATCACATGAATTGCATCTGGACAGTGAGACGACGATATCATCACTTTCTCAAGCTACACGAAGAAATGCTTATATACAAAGCTACACTGAACATTCCTTTTGGAGATCAAAA TCATCGAGAGAGAAGCAGAGCTTACAGAGAAAAGTCACAACGTCGCTTACCTCACTTTCCGAGGACTCCAGATGCTTTGGTTCGCTCTAAGAACATGGCTAAGAGGATG GCTCACCTTCAAAAGTACCTGCAGGCTGTTCTGGATAACCAGGTTCTACAAAACCATCCATCTGTG CTGGAATTCTTTGAAGTGAGTGAGCTTTCATTTATTGATGAACTTGGACTTAAAGCAAA GGAAGGATGGGTGTTTAAAAAGTCTGGTGGCCACCATGTTCTTTCAGGAATTTGCTCATGTTGCCCTAGCTGCAAGATTAAAGCTAGATATTCAAAAAG GTGGCTGATAACAAAGGACTCTTTCCTTGCATACATGAGACCTAACGATGGAGAAACTAGAGGGGTGATGCTCTTTGACAAAAGCTTCAGTGCCCAGTGTGGTAAGGAGGATACCGGGAGGAGCAAGTGCCTTGTCATCTCAAATCAACATCG GACATTACGTGTGAGGTGTACCAGTAAACTGGCAGCTCGTGAATGGATGGTGGAAATTCTCAAGGCAGCCAAGGGCTCAGAATATTGTCAGGCTCATCAGCACGGATCCTTTGCTCCGGTCAGAATGCAAACCTTTGCTCATTG GTTTGCGGATGGAGAACTGTACTTCCAAAGTATAGCTGATACCCTGGAAGCTGCACAGGAAGAAATCTTCATTACTGATTGGTG GTTTAACCCAGACATCTATCTGAAGCGACCAGCAGTTGAAGGACACAAGTGGAAAGTGGATGAATTATTGAAGAGGAAAGCT aaGCAAGGTGTAAAGATCTTCATCCTTCTCTATAAAGAAGTGGAACTCGCCCTGGGATTAGACAGCAAGAGAACTAAATGTAAACTGCAACGTTTGCATCCAAATATTAAG GTTATGCGTCATCCAGACCACCCACCAGGGGGTATTATTCTTTGGGCCCATCATGAAAAACTGGTGGTTGTGGACCAAGCTGTGGCCTTTGTAGGGGGACTGGATATATGTTATGGTAGATGGGATGATTTTAAACACAGACTGACAGACCTTGGATCTGTGGCACATTCTGACAAGACCCTGGAAAAGAAGAAT AACATGATGACATCCACAAGTCTTGGTTATGACAACCAATGTAAGTCAGAGGGCAATTCCCAGCCAACCATGCCTAAGCAGACCTCTCTTCCAAACAACCTGCGGACTCATCAACTTGATGTAATTgttgatgaagaagaagaagaagcaggAAAGAAGATTCCAGCCCAGGAGAGAGATGATAATGACTCGGGTAAAGGGACTGAAACAGATGATATAGTTGGACAGGTAGCGAGTGTTTCATCTTCATGCTCAAGTGATTTAGAAGCAACTGATGGCACTCATCAGTctaaagaacaaacaaatattgaagaggaggaggatgatgattGGGTGATTCCAATAACAGTCGTAGAGACTAAATTGGCCATGTTAGGTGTGAAAGGTAAAGCCCGTCTATGGCCAGGAAAGGATTACTGTAACTTTGTGGCCAGGGATGTCATACAGCCTCATCTTGCCTTTCAGG ATTCTGTGGACAGGTCAACTACCCCTAGGATGCCCTGGCATGACATCAGTTCAGTAGTTTATGGTAATGCTGCCCGAGATGTGGCTAGACACTTCATAGAAAGATGGAACAGTACAAAG GAACAAAAGACCAAGCAGAGACAGTCTTTCCCGTACTTGGTTCCAAAAAGTAACAAATTCCATTCTcctttgaattttgaaaaagttgagggTTCAACAAAGTGTACTTGTCAG GTTCTTAGGTCTGTGGACAATTGGTCTGCAGGTGTGAAAGACAAAGAAGATTCCATCCACCAAGCTTATCTAACCGTTATTGAGGAAGCCAAGCATTACATTTACATAGAG AATCAATTTTTCATCAGTATTGCCGATTCAAGTGAGGTCACTAATGGCATTGCAGATGCATTATACAAACGGATTGTCAGAGCCCATAG AAACAAGGAGACATTTAGGGTGTATGTCCTACAGCCTTTACTTCCATCATTCGAAGGAGAGGTTGGTAGCAACAGTGGAAACTCTATCCATGCCATCCTCCACTGGGAATATCGATCCATGTGCAGGGGTAAAGGTTCCCTGCTGGATAGGCTCAAAGATGGGGGAG TCTCCAAACCACAACAATACATTGTCTTTAATGGTCTCCGTAACTGGGGAGATCTGGATGGAAAGTTGGTTTCAGAATTGGTTTACATTCATTCTAAGCTTCTTATTGCTGACGATAACACAGTCATAATAGGATCTGCTAACATCAATGACAGAAGTCTCCTTGGGTCGAGAGACAGTGAGATGGCAGTCCTAATCAAAGATTCTGAGACTGTTGATTCAGTCATGGATGGCAAGATGTATCAAGCAGGTGTCTTTGCTCTTGGCCTACGCCAGCGACTATTCAA AGAACATCTTGGCATTCTTGAAGGACATTGGAAGCAAGATGTCTCCGATCCTGTTTCTGAGTATTTCTTTAAGGGCATCTGGATGCTAACAGCCAGCAATAACACATCCAATTTTGAAAAG GTCTTTCGTTGTGCTCCTACAAATTCCACCCGAACATTCCAGCAGCTGAAAGAGTACAGGGAGGTTCCTACTCTAGCCTCAACTAACAAGAAACAAGCTCTCAAGATTCTGAAGAATATTAGAGGTTTATTGGTCTACACACCTTTAAAGTTCTTATCAGAAGAATCCTTAGAACCAAGCATTACTACACAAGAAGGGATAGCTCCCACCAAGCTATGGACGTGA